Within the Streptomyces sp. YIM 121038 genome, the region GCGCCGAGCAGGCCGCGGCCCGGATCGCGGCGACGGACGCCGCGGCGACCGCCGCCCCCGCGCCGCACCCGCTGCACCGCCCCTTCGAGGAGCAGGCCGCCCGCCACCCGGAGCGCGTCGCGCTGCTCACCGCCGACGAGACCGTGACCTACGGCGAACTCGACGCCCGCGCCCAGCGGTTCGCCGACCGGCTCACCGCCCTGGGCGCGGGACCCGAGCGGCCGGTCGCCCTCCACCTGCGCCGCTCGACGGAACTGGTCGTGGCCCTGCTCGCCGTCCTCAAGTGCGGCGCGCCCTTCGTCCCCCTCGACGACCGGATGCCGCCCGAACGCGTCCGGACCGTGCTGAGCTCGGCCCGCGCCCGGCTGGTGGTCTGCGCACCGGGCACCCGCGCCGTCGACGGCCTGGACATCCCGTGCGTGAGCGAGCACCCGGACGACGACACCGCCGAACGCGGCACGGCCCGCACCCCCGTGCATCCGCACCACGCCGCGTTCATCTACTTCACCTCCGGCTCCACCGGCGTCCCCAAGGGCGTGGTCACGGACCACACGTGCGCCGCGATCCGCGTCGACTGGACGGCCGAGTACTACGGCCTGGGGCCCGGCACGGTCACCCTGCACAAGACGCCGCTCATCTTCGACGTCGCGGTCATCGAGATCCTCGCGCCGCTGTCGGCCGGTGGCTCGGTGCGCCTGGCGGAGCCGCACGGCGAGGGGGACGTCGCCCACCTCGTCGATCTGCTCACCCGCGGCGAGGTGACGTTCGTGCACTTCGTGCCGTCCATGCTCAAGGTGTTCCTCGACGAGGCCGGGGACGCGAAGTTCCCCGGCGTGCGCTGGGTGCAGACCTCGGGCGAGGCCCTGCCGACCCGGCTCCTCGACGGGGTGCGGCAGCGGTTCGGCGACGCCGAGATCCACTCGGCGTACGGCCAGAGCGAGACGTGCGAGCTCGCCGTCTGGGCGGGCCGGCGGCCGCACCTGGACACCGGGGTGCCGCCGCACGCCGCCCACGTACCGGTGGGCCGCCAGGTCGGCCTGTACCGGCCGTACGTGCTCGACGAGGCGCTCCAGCCGGTGCCGGACGGCGTCCCCGGGGAGATCTGCGTCGCCGGGGTGGGCGGCCTCGCCCGCGGCTACCACCACCAGCCCGCGCTGACCGCCGAGCGCTTCGTCCCGCACCCCTACGCCCTCGAACCCGGCGAACGCCTC harbors:
- a CDS encoding non-ribosomal peptide synthetase, whose protein sequence is MTTHRPAVRLALPPDLMARAAALARKDGATAETVLAAAVAATLFRYDRVEERRLITGGTPSAVRVTDAVRFTDLVAQVHAASPAPPAPATPSASLAPTAPSAPPVKATPSAPDGQDAVHVVLATPPGADEATAEIAAPDGRWTPAALEALLRHALAEPATRVGSLRLLSAEQAAARIAATDAAATAAPAPHPLHRPFEEQAARHPERVALLTADETVTYGELDARAQRFADRLTALGAGPERPVALHLRRSTELVVALLAVLKCGAPFVPLDDRMPPERVRTVLSSARARLVVCAPGTRAVDGLDIPCVSEHPDDDTAERGTARTPVHPHHAAFIYFTSGSTGVPKGVVTDHTCAAIRVDWTAEYYGLGPGTVTLHKTPLIFDVAVIEILAPLSAGGSVRLAEPHGEGDVAHLVDLLTRGEVTFVHFVPSMLKVFLDEAGDAKFPGVRWVQTSGEALPTRLLDGVRQRFGDAEIHSAYGQSETCELAVWAGRRPHLDTGVPPHAAHVPVGRQVGLYRPYVLDEALQPVPDGVPGEICVAGVGGLARGYHHQPALTAERFVPHPYALEPGERLYRTGDLGAHAPDGQILFLGRADTQTKIRGARVEPAEVEAVLAEGPGVRDCAVLVRPDEQGDAALVGYVVGTDVDIEELARWAAERLTSHLLPQVYVRMPALPYTASGKLDRTALPAPTAEDRAARGEGEQARSHLEAELCRLWSRVLALPDVGPTDNFFSLGGNSLKVAQVMVRISALFGIRVPVAAFFEDPTVRGLAALIERTLGELVGSMSEQEAAERIEALNARGSGG